TACTGACAAAGTATCATTTTTCATCCTTCTGTCACCTGATTTTAACTCCTCTAAAGTTCTAATCTTTTGGCTACAGAAGAGATGttaataacattttaaagcaaaaaAACAATAACCACAAAAACCTCACAAAGCCTCTCTCAGCACCTCAATATTTGGAAAACTTACAGTGAAAATAACTTAAGAAATAAAATTAACTttcttagatttaaaaaaaacaaaaaccctcagGAGTGGCTTGTAACCTGTCTTGTCATTCAGTAAATATTGATTCCTATTTCCAGAACAAAAAACCTTCCTCTGTCAAGGATAAAATTTCAAAATATCTTAGGGGGTGATGCTCTACATTCACCCATGCAATGTTTTCTGACCATGCAATTCTTAACAGAGCTATACCAGTCTAAGCACTGGCTTAAATGGACTTAGTGGTTTGTAGTTCTGCTTCAAATTGCACTGTAAGATGGTGAAACCTGGACCTTGGTAAGGAAGGGACTGTACACTATGTTGACTTTCTCCCCTTCATGTTTTAGTGGAATTTAGCAAAGATTGAAAAGTTCTTCTGATGTATCCTCATTATTACTCATGTTGCATATCTTAAATATGCAACATTAGTTTCCTAATGATATTGATCCTATCTCCTCCCTTTAATCCAATTAAAAAACTTGCTTGAAAATCTACTCAATTGCACGTAGTATCATACTGTAATTATCTGCTTGCATCTAATGTTTGGttcagtgcgcggactcttatgttggataaccaagtttgattcccgactccttcacttgcacctgctagaatggccttggttcagtcatagctttcataggagttgtccttgaaagggcagctgctgtaagagctctcttagtctaacctacctcactgggtgtctgttgtgggggggggggaaggtagaggacatTGTGACCACTCTCTGAgtataggatataaatccaatatcttctaatgtTACATCTAGCAAGATTGCTTCTTATACAGATACAAACTCACACATTTAAAGATCCCATTCTACTGAGGGAAACCAGAACATTCCTTAGCACAAGTGCCTTCATTCACCTAcatggatgaaaggaagaaatTTCCTTCTGTGGAATAATTTTTTTGTAGTATTTTTTTGTATACCCCACTTGTGCATTTGTTCAACTCCACCAAAAACTAAGAATAGTTTCAAGATCTTTTCATCTGCTCTTATGGAATGCCACACAAATGCTATTTCAAGATCAGGCACTACATGCTTTACAGCTTTTCAAAATAGCACCTGAAAACTGGCAGTGTTTTATGATCAATGAGGATAATGCTCACCTCTAGCTGCTTGTCACAAATGATGATTCTGTTTGAACTTCAGTTTGTGGTTTACTGGGAAAAGCCCAtaatgaagaacataagaaatcaTTTGTGGTTTTGATGGTCTCTCAGGGAATTGTATTATGGAAATGTACCTTGAGGAACAATTTAccaaaatgatgtcacagaaGTATTTTTTCTCTTAGTTCTTTTCTGTTCTGCCTCAGAAACTTTGCCTTTAAATACCTGCTACCAAAAACAGAGAGTATAATCACTCATGCATGAACAGAATGTGTACTCTATAGAATAATTTTATATCAGTCAATATCTAGTCCCTGTACTGGCCTCAAAAGTGGAGAAAAATGAATGGATGGCTGCAGTGCTTATCTGATTCTTAGTCTCTATCAGGGGAATGTTCAGTGGAACTGTGGGGGCAAAATGGAGAGGGGTAAGTGTAGAGCAATGCAAGATGCTGGTTCTGGTTGAGTACTCAGAAATAATGTCATGGTGTCATACAATGCTCTAGGAAGTTTCCAGATTTCTGTGGTTAAGATTATAGTGATTTAGGAACTTTATATATTGCCCcaccaagttggaataaagagacggacacaattagattggtgaaactatgggccactttattaaataacacagcaacggcaagtgCCTGGTGTTCAGGAGGGAATTGATCATGGATTTGGGGACAATGACTGAAATTTGACCAATGTCCTGCATGGCCAAGTTCATCAGTAAGAAGTACATGGGGGTGTGCAGGTGATGGTCTAAGGCTATTGAAAAGATGATCAAGAGGTTCCCTGTGACCGTGGCCAAGTACACCGTCAGAAAAGGAATGAAGTGTAGAAACTGCAGTCCCGAACCTCTGAGAATTCCAGGAGCAGAAAATCAGACACAGTGGATTTGTTGGACATGTTTGACTGAGTAGCATGTTGTATAAcccatgaaaggggggggggggagcacataAGAAAAATGAAGAATTAGCACCTTGTCCTTTTTGCCAAGTCCTgaaagcttgcaaactgttttgaTTGCTTAGCAGTGACCACTAGTGGCATGACTGAGTAGCATGTTGTACAATCCTTGAAGAAGGAAAACTATCAAAATCACGGTCTCTTATAGTATATACTTTAATTGGTGTGAGAGAATTGGAGTTTGATTAACATATTCCAGCCCCAACACCTAGTTCCTGTATTCAGTGTACAGTAACCATCTCATGAACACTGAACTCCACAGCAGCACCTCTATCCCATTAGCTCTCCCTCCAGGTGGTCCTGGTTTAGGTATAACTGCAGAACACATAAGGAGCCTGCCCTGTTTGATAAATCATTTTTCCCCATCTGGGGTGTTGGATGAAGTATGCATAGTATCTCTTAATGTAGCATTGCTGTGAGAGATGtgattaattttaaaatgttagagaggggaagaagaaatGGGGAAAAACTGATAAACTGTTTTTAACTGTGGTTGGGTGGGAGATGGAACAAGCAATGAATTGTTATAAATTCATACAAATGGCATATATCAAACTGCATTTTAATCCAAATTATtgctctatgaacatatgaagctgccttctactgaatcagaccctccttggtccatcaaagtcagtattgtctactcagactggcagcagctctccagggtctcaagctgaggtttttcacacctattgcctggatcctttttaattagagatgccaaggattgaacctgggactttctgcttaccaagcagatgctctaccactgagccaccatccctcctaatCTAATCTAATTTAAGGCTCTAATCTAATTTAAGGCTAGTTCTAACCTACTTATTCATCTTTCCCTCCATGTTGAAGCCTGGAATTTTGAATGGTTAGGCCATAATTAGATATAGAATGAAAAGTTTCTATTTTCCTCAATTTTGTCATTACaagctgtgaggtaggtaaggttCAGtcagagtaactggcccaagatcacccagggaGTTTCCTTGgcaaagcagggattcaaacttgcatgtctcagatcctagtctgactctcTAACCACCACACCTTACTGGTTTTCCATAATGGTAGAATCTAGCACTTTATACATAACCACTGCATGTATTACTGGGTCACTATAATGGTGCAAACATGCGGGGGAACTGTCCACATGTGCACTCTTTCTCCATAATTGGAGACACTGCTTTCCAAATGTCACCGAGATGATAGGAAGATATTTTAGGTGCAGACAATTCCTCTCTACTTGGGTGCTGTGCTCATGAGCTCATTATCATACAGATGGTGAGGAGGGGTCAGTGCCCTCCTGACTGCTCTCCTTCTTTGTGCATTCAAGCATTGCATGGAGGAGTCATATGTGTACAGGACTTCTGTGACTAATAGAATTAAATGTAACGGGCAAAGGAAAGAACCTGAAACATACTGTAAAAGATCACCATTAGAAACACATGACTAAAAGGCATGCCTTTGAATGCTGCATGTGCCCCAGTACAGAAACTAATTCAGATCATGCATAGCAACATGGAGATgtgctcatttttttttcttccccaacGAATCAAATTAAAACTGGTGtgagtaaaaaaataaaataaaataattcactGGATATATTGGGAAAGAAATAAAGGAAACTTTCCTATGAAAATTATGTGGATGTCAAAACAACAATCATTGTCATAGGAGAATTCCTTGAGTTAgacatggagagagagagagagagagagagaacacaccctATACGAGGAATGAGCTATTTTGAATAGGCCTGAATAGGATTCAGAGTACACCTGCTAAGCACTTCTGAGGGTCAATGGACAGATAGTGGACAGCTCGCACAGATTTTGAAAAGGTTGAGGTAGGTTTGGCACAAGTCCTGCCACTTACTTATCACAACAGGGTCCTGAATAAATCCTGcaatgttaaataaataaaataacttacCATTTTTCTTTATGCATTCAATTTTTTATATCCAGATGTAAGCTTTTCTCTGTCCCTTCTGAACCGTGTGTTTCTTTCTGTCATCCACTTGGTTTAACTTGTCTTTTCACCCTATTCTTTTTGAGGCAAACCTGTCAATAGTACCCTGAATAAGCCATTGTCTATAGGCAGCAGTTCACCTATATGCTTTGTGTGCTCAGAGACTTATTTCCCAGACCCTTATGCTAACTTAATTGGCAGAGGTGAGTTCAGTGAAGATGTGACTTGACTAAAAACACTCCTGAAAGACAAATCCTTCTATTCGTTGTTAAGAATCAGTGTTTAGTTTAAATTTTAACTCCTCCATATGACACACAGACACGCATTCTATGTCTTGCTGTGCAGAAAATTAAATTGTATAAATCTTCccaatcatttttttaaagcaaaaattaTATGATCTGGCACTCCAGGGCATCCATGACCAGCACTCACATTCCATAGTGTGTTATGACTGTGATGGACTGAGGTGCACCTTCCCCCTAAGAATCCTACTTCTAGTCCAGATAATAGTCTGAAATCAGCCAGAACAACCTCAGGTTGAACCCAAAGTTTTAGTTCTAATGATAGGTACAGCCTTCATCTGGTTCAAGGTGTCTTCCATTTGTGGAAGTGGTATGTTCCACTAGTGCAAAGCTCCTTGTGCCAGAGGATACAGCAATACAAAGAATATGCAAAAAGGCTGTTGTGAAAGGGATGAACTGTTGCGAAAGggatggggcgttttcgcactgaccttcaagtggtgcgaccaccctcctcacgccggcggatctgcagggatttcgcaccagaagcgccggcgcacccaaaagagccggcgacttccgtcgcgaaaccagctcaaacggaaaccgccaagaagcaggaaaacgtttgagctggtttcgcgacggaagtcgccggctcttttgggtgcgccggcgcttctggtgcgaaatccctgcagatccgccggcgtgaggagggtggtcgcaccacttgaagatgagtgcgaaaacgcccatggagtACAGCAGCACCATTGAAAGGTGCAGATCAGCAAAATAGTCCTTCTGGTTATTCTCGCTGTTAGATTTATATAAGCAACTTACTCTTTTTCTTTATGGAGCTCTTTGAGGTCCAGATACAATATCTTCTATGCCACTGTAACAGCAGTCTGTACTATGCAGTCATTCATATGTCTTAGTCCATCACTGGCATTGCAACCCTTACTTTTTGAGTCAAAAATATGCCTCACTACCTGTCAGTAAGCTATTGTCCCCATGGGGCAAAATTTAATTAATGCATATATGGTTTGTGTTCTGGGAGCCTTACTCTCATGCATCCAACACAATTGGGAAGTATAAGCATACAGAGAACAGTTGACTTTATTTCTTTTCACATTAGAGATTTTCATTAGCTCCTCTGTTCTTCTGATATCTGGTGGCTGTAAGCAATACGGTTAGAGAATTTTAGAATCTGGAATTAATGTTGTTATGCAGGATTCCCTTAGATAGGAATGCATACTTTAAGATTAAGTCCACCACCTGTATTTCAGTAATATTTGAGCAAGTCCATGCACATCTCGAAGTATGGCCCTCTCAGCACCACTgccaggaaaaggaaagaggatATGGGAGTGTTAAGGGTTGGGGGAGTAACAGAGAAATGAAAATGCAAAATGCAAAGAACTGCCCACTGCAAACGGTGCTATATTTTGttgggaatgggggggggaaatgcatttGGACACCTCTGGATAGTTTTTTACAACCACATCCCCTGTGGCCTTTATCCCCATGAAGTTCCATTATCTGTAGCCTTTTTTAGTCCCAGGGAACTACTCTGCACCAAACCATGGCTACCTTCCATTCAGAAACAAGTGTAATTCCTTTGTTGCAACAAATGACAGCTTATTCCATCATGTTTTTcatgatttttttcttttggtgaaCAGATGTCATTATTCAACAGTATTACGATGTTTCACATCATTCAACACTTCTAGAATTATTAGTCAGTGTAGTGAAGCAAGAAAGTAATATGGTAAAAAGAACTAAAGTGAAGGAATTAAACTGAAAACGTACTATAACTTAATTTAGACATCATAATAAGATTTATTGATACATGTACAGAGTAAATAGTGGTTCCTAAGGGTGTTTGTGGTTGAGAAAACAATGTAGGGGAGGCTGGAGCTACTTTCCCACTATGCTGTGCTGCTAACCTAAATCTGGGCCCTATGTGCTTAGGAAATGCAGTCTCTTGCACTTGACATCAGTCTCAATAAAAGGCAGGTTGGAGTAAGCCAGATGCCAATATTACAAATCAGGATATGAATTCTGACCCTCTGAGATGTTCCTGGACGCAGATCCATCTTCAATGTTTAATCCGTGTTTAGAACCCTACAATCCATAGTTTTCACAGTAGACTGCAGTAGTACTTCATGTAGAACCAGTCTGGAACAGATTTCCAATAGGCAAAATTAAagaggagtccagtaacacctaaATATGATTCCTTCCAGCATAAGCATTTTGAAGTTAgaggttttttttctctttgggTTTCAAATTACTGAACAGGTTCTCCTCATGATGGAAAGGAATGGGGTAAAGTGAAGTGATTTCTGTGCCAATCAAGGCTTAACTGGACttgactggattatgaaagttatgcattggagtggaatggacaagcttacaagaatcttaaaagaatataatgTAGAGAAGTTTATAAAcgaatggggaaaatttcaaaaatatgttgaaaaacaatggaagattaaaagacatttggtgatttttgacaatagttgaatgCTAGGGAAAGAGTAAACGGACTTTAGTCACCTTTTTTTCTTAACTtattttgataaggattatagtttAAAATGAGGCTATGGGAATATATATCTCTTCATCttatttttatgataaggactaaggactaaaggattataatgaagatggatgataatcagtaaaaaaaattctttatttttattttaatatagtTATAAGATTTTATGAAGATTCTTGAAATGTTAAAATtaccttttttctctttttggaattttaattaaaatgcaccAGTGGAAGTCacgaaaaggaggggagggaggtggaaatgtaatgtattggtacTAAACTTTACATAATGGataagtattattacaatatgttgcagaataataaaattgttttcacaAGAAGGCTTAACTGGTTGTTTTTGTGTAATTTAAATGCAGCCTAGATGTCTCAataaacacctggacattctgggcatgAGCAGGTAAAATAAGCTCAGCTTCataagacagtgttgcttggaactgcaagaatcctgtgaagacACTTCTGCACTTCCCAAGAACTTGACTAGATCATTAATTGCAGAATACCAGCTATAAATCaaatatataagaatataagaaaataCACGTTGGATGAGACCAATGCCCATAcagtccactctgtgtcacacagtggccaaaaaccaggtgtgtcaattcttcttcttcttcctcctcctcctcttcttctttcttcttcatcacttcctctggggaaaatggatgctttggagtgtggactctattgCATTGCATCCCAAAAAGGTCtttcctaggctccatccccaaatttataggaatttcacaacctgggCCCAGCAACCCTACCCCCTGTCCCCCAACAGTGactaggggggacctggcaactgtatCCTATTGCCTTTTGTCATCATCAAGTTTCAGTATGATAAAGCTGGCAAGGTTCTCAGCATATAGTACCAAACCTTTCCTCTTGATGTGAAATATAGGAGTGGTGATTTCATGGACATGGAAATTTCAGGTTCTAAGGATTGTGGTGAGGATGATTCAGTTTCTGGGTTCATTGCATGTTATTAACACCATTATTTCTTATGAAATAGACACCATTAACACCATTATTAACACCATTATTTCTTATGAAATAGACAAAACAGCAATCAAGGTGTATGCAACGATCTTTTTTGTTGCACTTGATTTTCATGATGCCTATGTAAAtccatgtattttaacttttccATTCATTAATTTGTTTAAAGAGTGAATTTATTATAATTGTAAAGTTCCAAATTTATaaacaaaagagagccagtttggtgtagtggttaagtgtgcggactcttatctgggagaaccgggtttgattccccactcctccacttgcacctgctggaatggctttgggttagccatagctctggcagaggttgtccttgaaagggcagctgctgtgagagccctctcagccccacccacctcacagggtctctgttgtgggggaagaagataaaggagattgtaagccactctgagtttctgattcagagagaagggcggggtataaatctgcaattcttcttcttcttcttctagatctcACAGTATTCTCAGCTGACTTTCTATagacaataaaatacatatagaCAGCAGGGGGTTGAAGACAGGATTCTGTTAGATAGGAAGGATCAATGTTTCCAGTCCATTTCTTCCAAGCTCACACAGGAAATGCAAGGAAAATTAGTCAAAGCTCTGGCCAGAGCCAACTGAATGTCTTTGTTTCTCAAGCCATAGATAATGGGATTCATGATTGGGGGCAAAACTGTGTATAGAACAGCAGCCAACAAATCCACAATTGGAGATAACAACGTTTTGGGCCTCAGGTATGAAAAGGAAGCAgtgaatataaacaaacaaaagatTGTCAAGTGGGGAGTGCAGGTAGAGAAAGCTTTTTGCTGGGCCTGAGCTGACTGAATCTTGAACACAGCAGAGAAGATGTAAACATAGGAAACAAATATGATTATAGAGCAAAATGAGCCTAAGCTAAGAGTACTGGCAAAAACAAAGATCTGAGCAGTTGCTGTATCAGTGCAAGGTATCTTCAACAACTGAGGGATGTCACAGAAATATTGTTCAATAACATTGGACTGACAGAAATGTAATGAAAATGTGTTCAATGTATACGCCATTGCCATGGTGACAGAAGTGACCCAACAAGCGGCTGCTGTTTGGAAACAAACATTCCAGTTCATGATCAGCTGGTATCGTAAAGGGTGGCAGATGGCTGCATAGTGGTTATAAGCCATGGCAGTGAGAAAATACAGCTCACCACCTGCACACAGATTCACCAAGAAAACCTGAGTGACACATCCAGAGAATGAAATCTGCTTGCTGTCCATCAAAGAATTGACTATGGATTTGGGAACTGTAGTTGAAATGTAGCAGGCATCAACAATGGAAAGATTGACAAATAAGAAATACATGGGACTGTGAAGGTGGAGATTGTGGGCTACAGCTAAAATTAGGAGTAAGTTTCCCATCAAGACCACTAAATAAATTGAGAGAAAAACCACAGTGAGTAGAATCTGTAGTTCTCGAAGACTGGCAAATCCCAGAAGGACAAATCCAGTCACAGTTGTTTTGTTTACCATTTGATTACTTAGAAAAACACTGTGAAGAGAAAAGAAAACGTGCTGTTAAAATGATGGTCTCAGTAGAGATTGTATTTGAGGTCTGGTGTCTAAGGATTTTTTTagatttgttatttttttttaattctcccgtttcaacttttttttttttgctttcaagtCATAGCTTATGTCTGAGAACTATGTGGGGTTTTCAAAGAAAGAGACATtcggaggtagtttgccattgcctgcctctacatcacaactcttgtattccttggtggtctcccatccaagtactaaccaaggcaaaccctacttaacttctgagatgtgatggTATTGGGCAAGCCTAGGCTGTCCCAGTTTTTTATATGTGATATTTTGATTTAATagaagattgtaga
The sequence above is a segment of the Heteronotia binoei isolate CCM8104 ecotype False Entrance Well chromosome 15, APGP_CSIRO_Hbin_v1, whole genome shotgun sequence genome. Coding sequences within it:
- the LOC132583433 gene encoding olfactory receptor 14A16-like, with product MVNKTTVTGFVLLGFASLRELQILLTVVFLSIYLVVLMGNLLLILAVAHNLHLHSPMYFLFVNLSIVDACYISTTVPKSIVNSLMDSKQISFSGCVTQVFLVNLCAGGELYFLTAMAYNHYAAICHPLRYQLIMNWNVCFQTAAACWVTSVTMAMAYTLNTFSLHFCQSNVIEQYFCDIPQLLKIPCTDTATAQIFVFASTLSLGSFCSIIIFVSYVYIFSAVFKIQSAQAQQKAFSTCTPHLTIFCLFIFTASFSYLRPKTLLSPIVDLLAAVLYTVLPPIMNPIIYGLRNKDIQLALARALTNFPCISCVSLEEMDWKH